The region ATGTTTTTCTTAAaacaggcagaggaggaggaatatGTTTTTCGTCCTCTTGATGTTCTATAAAATACACTGTTAGTGAGACTAGTTGATCATGAAAAGGACATTGTTTCTACTCTACAGTCAGCCTGGGATTGGAGACCCCAAACATACTAAGAAATGACTTAAGGGGAAACTGTCACCATGAAAACACAGCTCTATCTGGAGACATCATGTAATAGATCTGGGGGATGAGTAGATTGATGTATAATGTACTGTAGTTGTGTGAGAAAACATTGAGTATTACCTGTGTTTTAATCATTGATCCCTTTGCTTTTTCTTGGATTTTCAGACCAGTTGGCGGTACTATCACTAATTGACACATTTCTTTGTACAAGTATGTATAAATAGGTAGCTGTCAACCAcggataggactgcccactggaccacaaatcccagaaagagcagaagttTAAATGACTAACTCCTTCATGGCCTATGACACATATATGCGTCATAGTTTGTGCTCTGCATTACATGCAGGCTACCATTCTGAGCCCTCATGTTTTTAGGCACATgagagctgatctgatcagctgtcctgtgcccctaacagccgtgaaTGTAATCACGATTCACCCATAGCAATTAAcctgttatatgctgctgtcaatctaTAAAACGGTGGCATTTATCATGGTCATGGCAGAAGCGAGTCACTAATCTCGCCCATCTTCGTGCCCGTCACATAAATACGAGGTGTCAATGGGATATCATGACTACCCGGGGTCTGcaagagacccctgtggttgtcattgctgatctgctatgagcgccgccctaaGGCCAGCGCTTATAGCAAATGATCAATTCTGCTACAGGTAGCAGGGCTGAAGCAAACTGATGATTGCAGCTTCACGTATCCTAAATAgagtattgaagcaagtaaaaagtagaaaaaaatgtttttaaaaatatgaagagaattaaaaaaataaaaattccaatcACCCTCTTTTGCCCCGTTGAAAATAAAgtgagaaagcaaaaaaaaaaaatatatacacatatttcgtatTGACGCATTCAGAAACGCTtgagctatcaaaatataaaaataattaatctgatcagtaaactgcgtaatgagaaaaaaaaatcaacatttcagAATTAAGTTTctttggtctccgcaacattgcaataacaggctatcaaaagattgtatctacaccaatatggcatcaataaaaaatgtcagctcggtgcgcaaaaaataagcccttgcccGGCCCAAGATCCCAAAAATTGGAGACATTACTTGTCTAGGAaaatggtgccattgttttttttttttccaaactttagattgtttttcaccacttaccgTAAATAAAAAagtacctagacatatttggtgtaagagaactcataatgagctggagaatcataatggcaggtcagttttagcatttagtgaacatggtaaaaaaaaaaaaaaaacgcatttgtggaattgcacttttcttgcaatttctctGCACTTTTAGTTTTTGTCCTGTTTTACAGTACACAATATGGTGTTCTTTTGTTGTTGATCAAAAGGACAACttgtcccacacaaaaaaaaagccctcagatGACCACATtgacttaaaaagaaaaaaattacagcTCTGGGTAGAAGGCGAGATAAAACAGAAACTCAAAAACAGAAAGCCCCAAAGTCTTAAACAGATTAAAAATtcagttttaggccatgtgcacacgttcagtatttttcatatttctttcgctataaaaatgtgataaaaacgcgaaaaaaacgcttacatatgcctcccattattttaagtgtattccgcatttcttgtgcaaaaagcaacatgttcattaaatttgcggaattgcggggattccgcacacctaggaatgcattgatctgcttacttcccgcacggggctgtgcacaccatgcgggaagtaagcagatcatgtgcggttggtacccagggtggaggagaggagactctcctccacggactgggcaccaaataattggtaaaaaaaaagaattaaaataaaaaatagtcatatactcaccttcgatggcccccgcagtcttcccgcctctcagcggtgcatgctgccgcttccgttcctatagatggtgtgtgtgaaggacctgcgatgacgtcgcggtcacatgaccgaaggtcctgcgcacacacaccatctataggaacggacgccgctgaggagatcggctgtctgcagagggtgagtataaccattttttaatttttttattatttttaacatgatatctttttactattgatgctgcataagcagcatctatagtaataaGTTGGtcaacttgtcaaacagtatgtttgacaagtgtgaccaacctgtcagtcagttttccaagcgatgctacagatcgcttggaaaactttagcattctgcaagctaatttcgcttgcaaaatgctaaaaagaaacgcaaaaaaaaatgggaaaaaaaaacgcaaaaaaaaatgtggatttcttgtagaaaatttccggttttcttcaggaattttctgcaagaaatcctgacgtgtgcatataccctcactgaatcttttctcacaaaattatCAATCTACTCCGCTTCCTCTGCTGTATTTtcttggtgacaggttctctttaaagaagaCTATTCAccacaaatttttcatgttgaactggccaCTTGATGGAATATTGGCAGTAAagtggaataaaactttttttttttaaatctgtttctCAGTTAAGTAGATATTAGTTATCAAAATTCTTCTCATTACTGAGGGAACGTTTGTGAAATCAGTGTGGGAATTGCCAGAGAGTTTTCACTGGGGTATACTTGTTTTCCCTCTATGATGctagccacatctagaatatgggatccagtcttaggccggtttcacacgtcagtggctctggtacgtgaggtgacagtttcctcacgtaccggagacactgacacacgtagacccataaaaatcaatgcatctgtgcagatgtcattgattttttgcggaccgtgtctccgtgtgccaaacacggagacatgtcagtgttcatgggagtgcacgtattacacggacccattaaagtcaatgggtccgtgtaaaacacggaccacacacggaccttctccgtttgcagtccatgtggcgtgcaggagacagcgctacagtaagcactgtcccccccactggtgctgaatccgcgattcatatgttccctgcagcagcgtttgctgcagagaaaatatgaataatagtgtttaaaataaagatctatgtgtccgccgccctcccaccccctgtgcgccccccccgctgttcttaaaatactcacccgcctcccttgctgtgctctgtgctggccgccccttctactgtatgcggtcacgtggggccgacgattagagtcatgaatatgtggctccacctcccataggggtggagccgcctattcatgactgtaaatgagcggccccacgtgaccgcatacaggagaagatggggccagaccaggaaggagccacagccaacgagggagtgggtgagtattttcagaacagtgggggggggcgcacagggggtgggagggcggcggacacatagatctttattttaaacactattattcatatcttctatgcagcaaatgctgctgcacagaagatatgaatcgcggcttcagcacgatgcagggtaccacacgcgtgggtaccacacgctccgtgtggtacccactcggattttttccggtaccggaattatctggacgtgtgagactgcccttaggcTGGGCGTttgaaaaaggatattcagaaattagagtcagttcaaaggtgggaaACTAGATTATTACATAGGGTGGAAGGCCTTTCATAGGAAGAGATGTGGAAAAGTTGGGCTTCTTACATGAGATCTCATTATAACATCTATAAATATATGTGGGGTCAATAAAATGGTCTAGCAAATGACTTATTTATTTCTTGCAAGGACCATACTTAGGACCAGTGGGCACtttttacgggtggaagaaaggctattcttgcagctaaataggaaagggttctttacagttagagcagtcagattgtAGAATGCCCTATCACAAGAGGTAGTATTGGCAGACACTATAACCACTTTTACAAAGATCTGgacgatttcctcaatacacataactttgtgggttatagttaatttagtgacaaaatgcccaattggtggagaaaagttgaacCTGATGGACCTAAGTCTTTTTCAACCTATGAAAAAAAGCATAAGCAACACATCAGAAAAAGAACACAGCCCCacaatagcttagagcaggtttctcaatGTGTGAGATGTGAGGATACAGCCctaatctcctggtctaaccttctGCACGAGTCAGTGTGGAGGCAGAGGCAGCACAACTGAGTTtctctgtgtcacattacaaacccttctatcaacTTTCATCTTTCTTTGATAGCACAGTCACCATCTCTGCTGTCCTGCCtctatcccacactgtctgtccagAGATGCATCAGTCATCACACTAATgtctaatgcaaaaaaaaaataacaaaatcattTTATTTCACTCTGCAGTCACTTTTACATCATGTGACCAGTTCAACCAGAAAACTTTGGTGAAAAGACCTCTTTAAACTGCAAATCAATAACATATTGTTATAAAGTGTTTATTTTATGCAAGCAAAGAAAGTTAAAATAACAgctgtttgttttttggggggttggtGATGTCAGCAATCTTTTTTATCAAGGTTAAGACAAAATTAACTTACTGCGAGGGTCGGTGACCGCATCCTCATCTGGGCCCATATTGATTACTACATCACCGGCATCAGGCATAGGGATCATGGTGCTGTTGAGGATTTCTCTCTTTTTCACCATGGGTTCATGAGGAGCGACATCGATCACAATATTTGTTTGTTCCTCATGCTTTCCTGTAATGTAGAATATTGAAATTGGTATTAAAATCTTCCCAAGCTAAAGCTTCCaaatgtttattgaaaaaaattgacataaagtgacactggtcagaatgaaaaaaattggtctggtcatgaaGGCGCAAAAAGGCTCTGGCACGAAAGGGTTAAGAGACCATTTCTAAAAAGATGTTCTTCTATTAATTACGAATCAAATGTCCACAGAGTAAGTCATCGACATCATAAAGCGGAATGTTACCAAgttataaaaaagcaaaacaataactatttacatataGATTTTATAGTCTTGTCCAGGGTTAGAAAAACATAATTGGTTTGTTTGAAAAATAAGACCACCCCTGTCTACAGGTTGTGCCTGGTATTGTAGCTCAGCTCCAGTGAAGGGAATGGTACAGAGCTGCAATACCATGAACAAGCTGAAGATTTTGAAagcacagggttttttttttgttttttttttatggcagccctGTTTTTCTTATCCTGGAGAACAGCTTTAGTGTCAGATTGGTTAGGCTGTACTTACCAAGAGGTTTAGCAGTAGTGTCTGTATCTCCATCAGTAGAACATCGAGATTCATCATTTTTCCCAGATTTATCCTTTTTCAGACGTCTTTAAAATAGTAAAATATAAGGTATATTGTGAATTACAAAGTAACATATCTGTATTCTGCAGAATGTAATATAGACTCATATGTTTCTTCATTCATTTTGTCTCTTACATTCTGTAGAAACTTTGGCAATAAGTACAATTTTGGTATTTATCAACCATTTTTTATGTACATGAAAGTTCAATATGTGTGGATCGTACTGGATTGTAAGGTGATATGAAGATTAGACATGAGTggatttatttgagtggaattgaattctgctCATATTTACAAAACTCAGAATTTTGGAGAACACagattttttgtattttcctccaCGCGAAAAAGGCAAAGTGGAAGCTAGCTGCAGCCGCCAGCTTGTGGAACAGTAGAGCGCTGGCAAAAAGTTTGGCTCTCCTCTCTGACGACTTCTGCTGCTTTATTCTCGATGGCCAGTTTTCCACACTACCATTGTACCGTGCCTCTGGCCAAGTGTTCCCTTTGGATTGATGCTTTAGCTACAAGCGGGCCCAGAAAGGTCTTTGCTCACGCAAGTCCCAACCAAGAGTCAACACTGGGCTGGAGTTACGGGCAGAGAGCAGTGGGGGCTTCCGGAGAGGGGCTTGATGTGTATGAACTTTATTCTCTTCTTACATCCTTCATGTATTATGATCTGAGACTGGGGAGACCCCTGAACATAATTGGGAATAATTAATTTGTGAAGAATAATTTTGCTGTAAATTGAATCTCTAAATAAAATCTGCATGATTTGGCAGAATTTTGTAAGAGCCTCTCATTTGGAATAAAGACATAATTTTATTTTACAGACTCCCATGTACAATATGAATCATCCTTTACAATACTCACATACATATGATAATACACATGACACCAATGAATGATCCAAGGAGGAATATGCCGATGGAAATggcaatataaatgaggtattcaaTCCAAGGGATCTTTGAAGGAACAATACCATCCACTGAAAAAGAAGAAAGAATATGTATATCATATATATTCAATAGCTTGTCTGTAATACACTATGCCATTATAATCTAAGCAGTCCTATAAAGAGAATCCATCACTAGGCTTTTACCATATTATCTGAGACACCATAATGTAGAAGCATAGACCTTTATTTTAGCTATGTGTCAATTACTGGACTGTTTCAATAGAATCACTGTATTACCAGCAattgattatcactacaggacaactggtcttgcgcctcctagtccaaccaggcctccagcactgattagccgctttctgtcaatatacaatgtaaacACAAAGCTGTGGcgcggttatacacagctcaaaacCTGAGCTCTGCTCAATCTGCAGCAGAGATATCTGTGACTCTATTATATATTCTATTGGACTGTAGGACCCGGCAAGATGATTAAAAATATGGGACGATAGTTTTGCAAAATTATGTCTCAGGGATGATGCCATATTAATATACAATAGATATAATGGATAATATAGAGATCTATCCAGTTACTTAGGTAGAGGCCGATGTGTCCTGGTGAAAAATTTTGACCTGGGTCCCCACCTGCATATTTGTCAGATATATGGTCTCTTGTAGCATTCCATATCCTGTGAAGACATACGTGTTTGCCCCCTTAtgtacaatgtccccatcctgtaataaagtCCCAATTTCTGGCCCTTCATATAATAATATTACCcattctggccccttcctgtaataatgtccccatcctaccCCATTCCtgttataatgttccccatcctgga is a window of Ranitomeya variabilis isolate aRanVar5 chromosome 2, aRanVar5.hap1, whole genome shotgun sequence DNA encoding:
- the LOC143804778 gene encoding uncharacterized protein LOC143804778 gives rise to the protein MLFRFLLIVSVLLASVEGAPVNIRRHDSWPKHMAPINIRRHDSWPKPTIPAGNTNHLIFGPCSTTCGIGTRVVYKTRGCQNGQDKCFLRTEQCKGPEDCGLDGIVPSKIPWIEYLIYIAISIGIFLLGSFIGVMCIIICIRLKKDKSGKNDESRCSTDGDTDTTAKPLGKHEEQTNIVIDVAPHEPMVKKREILNSTMIPMPDAGDVVINMGPDEDAVTDPRKHQEDEKHIPPPLPVLRKTSEHPNGFSEDEARLSQNRQ